From the Quercus lobata isolate SW786 chromosome 6, ValleyOak3.0 Primary Assembly, whole genome shotgun sequence genome, one window contains:
- the LOC115994671 gene encoding squalene epoxidase 3-like yields the protein MVVIDQHVLWTFFASLFGFVLLYIIRRNNNANNRKLKKKNSPQQRVDNNSFTDGEFRHVNGSDSGTDVIVVGAGVAGAALAYTLGKDGRRVHVIERDLTEPDRIVGELLQPGGYLKLVELGLEDCMEEIDAQRVLGYALFKEGKNTKLSYPLEKFHSDVSGRSFHNGRFIQRMREKAATLSNVKLEQGIVTSLLEENGTIRGVQYKTKDGQEHTAYAPLTIVCDGCFSNLRRALCNPKVDVPSCFVGLVLENCQLPFANHGHVILADPSPILFYPISGTEVRCLVDVPGQKLPSIANGEMAKYLKTMVAPQIPPELHDAFVSAIDKGNIRTMPNRSMPADPHPTPGALLMGDAFNMRHPLTGGGMTVALSDIVVLRDLLKPLRDLNDAASLSRYLESFYTLRKPVASTINTLAGALYKVFSASPDQARKEMRQACFDYLSLGGIFSTGPVALLSGLNPRPLSLVLHFFAVAIYGVGRLLLPFPSPQRLWIGARLIWGAAGIIFPIIKAEGVRQMFFPATVPAYYRAPSVKSDI from the exons ATGGTTGTGATTGATCAGCACGTACTCTGGACATTCTTTGCCTCCCTCTTCGGCTTTGTTCTTCTCTACATAATTCGTCGTAATAACAATGCCAATAACAGgaagctaaagaagaagaattctCCACAACAACGTGTCGACAACAACAGCTTCACCGACGGAGAGTTCCGCCACGTTAATGGCTCCGACTCCGGCACCGACGTCATCGTCGTCGGCGCCGGTGTTGCTGGTGCCGCCCTTGCTTACACTCTCGGCaag GATGGAAGACGAGTTCATGTGATCGAAAGAGACTTGACAGAGCCAGACCGAATTGTTGGTGAACTGCTGCAGCCTGGTGGATACCTGAAATTAGTTGAATTGGGCCTTGAAG ATTGCATGGAGGAAATTGATGCTCAGCGTGTGCTTGGATACGCTCTCTTCAAGGAAGGGAAAAATACTAAATTGTCTTATCCTTTGGAAAAATTTCATTCAGATGTGTCCGGGAGGAGCTTCCACAATGGACGTTTCATTCAAAGGATGAGAGAAAAAGCCGCTACTCTTTCCAA TGTGAAATTGGAGCAAGGTATAGTAACATCCCTGCTTGAAGAAAATGGGACTATCAGGGGGGTTCAATACAAAACAAAGGATGGCCAAGAACACACAGCTTATGCTCCTCTTACAATTGTGTGTGATGGTTGCTTCTCAAATCTGCGCCGCGCTCTTTGCAACCCCAAG GTAGACGTGCCCTCTTGTTTTGTGGGTTTAGTCTTGGAAAACTGTCAACTTCCATTTGCAAATCATGGGCATGTTATTTTAGCAGACCCTTCTCCCATCTTGTTTTATCCCATCAGTGGTACAGAGGTTCGCTGTTTGGTTGATGTACCTGGTCAGAAATTACCATCCATTGCTAATGGCGAAATGGCCAAATATTTGAAAACAATGGTGGCTCCACAG ATTCCACCTGAGCTTCATGATGCCTTCGTGTCAGCAATCGATAAAGGAAACATTAGAACTATGCCAAACAGAAGCATGCCAGCAGATCCACATCCTACTCCTGGAGCCCTTTTAATGGGTGATGCTTTCAACATGCGTCATCCTTTGACTGGTGGTGGAATGACTGTGGCCCTATCTGATATTGTTGTACTTCGAGATCTTCTTAAGCCATTGCGTGACCTAAATGATGCAGCTTCATTGTCCAGATATCTTGAATCCTTTTACACCTTGCGCAAG CCAGTGGCGTCTACAATAAATACTCTGGCAGGTGCCCTCTATAAGGTGTTTTCTGCTTCACCTGATCAGGCAAGGAAGGAGATGCGCCAAGCATGCTTTGACTATTTAAGCCTGGGAGGAATATTTTCTACAGGACCGGTTGCTTTGCTCTCTGGTCTGAACCCTCGTCCATTAAGTTTAGTTCTACATTTCTTTGCTGTGGCGATTTATGGTGTTGGTCGCCTGCTACTACCATTTCCTTCACCTCAACGCTTGTGGATTGGAGCTAGATTGATTTGG GGTGCAGCAGGTATAATATTTCCCATCATCAAGGCAGAAGGAGTGAGGCAGATGTTCTTCCCTGCAACTGTTCCGGCATATTATAGAGCTCCTAGTGTTAAGTCAGATATTTAG
- the LOC115950255 gene encoding uncharacterized protein LOC115950255, translated as MEDEGNLGLSEEGFGAFDNADPSEDPSGDLGDPDLSEAKLLSVGTSSRAEMGIKRKPPTSLFDLIEGQPGKGAQGKPQSNAPSPPPQPQPVQTRSSSTKSQPQSPRPKLPAPPQSALPPRLEPADLKRKRSPKGKEPIDGGKSQSSHVRDEAPRAQKQLKIGHQSKGKWIEAQSAQIKGKGIEAQSAPSAWLPAPLLHGEPLLENASMRDLGDGDGGYMADALGTTMLLPTDMEELKNMRMQEVFLSAKRCLGMAIQATYRMEEEVKGQSKAAEAEEQTKCLLAAEDQLQIAKEQISDLKKQLIEANNAKGVAEFAKDVAEFAKDEAAESIFYPPAIRETTSASSEATSDPHKAGAAQSKVAQIIVPPGESTEGREPYDATEAPRGLNPEMPKEGAEPTVNAQIYGAEEPAIFVQPLQAIPLTDVSKSVETDPA; from the exons ATGGAGGACGAAGGTAATTTGGGTCTGTCCGAGGAGGGTTTTGGGGCATTTGACAATGCCGAcccatccgaggatccttctggtgatctAGGTGACCCAGACTTGTCTGAAGCGAAACTGTTGTCAGTGGGAACATCCTCCCGAGCCGAGATGGGTATTAAGAGAAAGCCCCCAACCAGCTTGTTCGACCTCATCGAGGGTCAGCCGGGGAAGGGTGCACAGGGAAAACCGCAATCCAATGCTCCGTCTCCACCACCTCAGCCCCAGCCCGTCCAGACTAGGTCCTCCTCTACTAAGTCGCAGCCACAATCTCCccgccccaaacttcctgctcctcctCAATCAGCTCTGCCTCCACGGCTGGAGCCCGCTGActtaaagagaaagaggagtcccaaggggAAGGAACCCATTGATGGGGGAAAATCCCAATCCTCTCATGTGAGGGATGAAGCCCCGCGAGCTCAAAAACAGTTAAAAATTGGGCACCAAAGTAAGGGGAAATGGATTGAAGCCCAATCCGCCCAAATCAAAGGGAAAGGGATCGAAGCCCAATCCGCGCCGAGTGCTTGGCTTCCCGCCCCACTGCTCCACGGGGAGCCATTGTTGGAGAATGcgtccatgagggaccttggagacggtGATGGCGGTTATATGGCCGACGCGTTAGGAACGACCATGCTGCTTCCTACTGATATGGAGGAGTTGAAGAatatgaggatgcaggaggttttcctTAGCGCGAAGAGGTGCCTGGGTATG GCTatccaggccacctataggatggaggaagaagttaaGGGGCAGAGTAAGGCTGCCGAG GCCGAGGAACAGACAAAGTGCCTACTCGCCGCCGAGGATCAATTGCAGATTGCTAAGGAGCAGATCAGCGATTTGAAAAAGCAACTGATCGAGGCAAATAATGCTAAAGGCGTGGCGGAATTTGCCAAGGACGTGGCGGAATTTGCCAAGGACGAAGCC GCAGAGAGCATATTTTATCCCCCAGCCATCCGTGAGACCACCTCCGCCAGCTCCGAGGCTACAAGCGATCCACACAAGGCAGGGGCTGCTCAGTCAAAAGTTGCTCAAATCATCGTCCCTCCTGGTGAGTCAACTGAAGGAAGAGAGCCTTATGATGCGACGGAAGCACCTAGAGGTCTGAATCCCGAGATGCCTAAAGAGGGTGCCGAGCCTACGGTCAATGCTCAGATCTATGGTGCCGAGGAGCCAGCCATCTTTGTTCAGCCCCTACAGGCCATTCCCCTTACTGATGTCTCCAAGAGCGTCGAAACTGACCCTGCTTAG